The following coding sequences are from one Capsicum annuum cultivar UCD-10X-F1 chromosome 3, UCD10Xv1.1, whole genome shotgun sequence window:
- the LOC107864927 gene encoding ankyrin repeat-containing protein ITN1-like, protein MEATLYNAAMRGNIGDGNFLFADHFKRNEENGYQVTPKGNTVLHVTSLYGNSHFVENVLKITPALLCYQNKKNETTLHIAANEGHTEVVHVLLARIEHHNTKEKLTRMTGTSGDTALHKVVRSQHLDVVKILVKEDPEFKFPPNNVQETPLYVAAESSFHDALINILESCKKPIYAAGPSNRTPLHAAVIQEHKIALDHYGVGISLYARNLTYGTTAIHIAASEGDVNMINKLLNHCPDSWDMLNSNHQNDLHVVVLNNQDKVVHFLLDSDKCDSLVDEPDSDGNTPLHLVVVSGNHVLELIKHSRAKPMSFIK, encoded by the exons ATGGAGGCGACCTTGTATAATGCTGCGATGAGAGGCAATATCGGAGATGGCAATTTTCTGTTTGCTGATCATTTTAAAAGGAATGAAGAAAACGGCTACCAAGTCACTCCAAAGGGCAACACGGTCCTCCATGTCACATCCCTCTATGGAAACTCCCATTTCGTGGAAAACGTCCTTAAGATTACTCCGGCATTGTTATGctatcaaaacaagaaaaatgaaaccACTCTTCACATAGCAGCTAATGAAGGGCACACTGAAGTAGTACATGTGCTACTTGCACGTATAGAACATCATAATACTAAGGAGAAACTCACGAGGATGACGGGTACTAGTGGAGATACAGCCCTGCACAAGGTCGTGCGGAGCCAACATCTAGATGTGGTTAAGATCTTGGTGAAAGAAGATCCTGAATTCAAATTTCCGCCTAACAATGTGCAGGAGACGCCACTGTATGTGGCGGCTGAATCTAGTTTTCATGATGCTTTGattaacatcttagaatcctGCAAGAAACCAATTTATGCTGCAGGTCCATCTAACAGAACGCCGTTGCATGCAGCAGTAATTCAGGAACATAAA ATTGCATTAGATCACTATGGCGTTGGAATAAGCCTTTATGCGAGGAACTTGACTTATGGG ACGACAGCAATTCACATTGCAGCCAGTGAAGGTGATGTAAACATGATAAATAAGCTGTTAAATCACTGCCCCGATAGTTGGGATATGCTTAACAGCAACCATCAAAATGATCTTCATGTTGTCGTACTGAACAATCAAGACAAGGTAGTCCACTTCTTATTAGACTCTGATAAGTGCGACAGCCTTGTTGATGAGCCAGATAGTGACGGTAACACTCCTCTCCATTTGGTTGTTGTCTCTGGTAACCATGTGcttgaattaataaaacattCTAGAGCAAAGCCGATGTCATTTATCAAATAA